A single window of Watersipora subatra chromosome 9, tzWatSuba1.1, whole genome shotgun sequence DNA harbors:
- the LOC137405065 gene encoding alpha-(1,3)-fucosyltransferase C-like — translation MDGHWRESLLKFVHTEKHKCRLESGRNDSQGADVLIFGNGEVSHFRSPPHKGQNDLWVFLSKEPQIKLKNRRAQLQWNGLFNYSVTFDRNTDASYHIFRPILKSIYPAETRYYKPWTQKKLVRALWMVSHCTTTNHHQNIFSARERYAVELSKHFPIEVFTSNLKNCGWALKDLEGSIHENENPNMSDYMFYLSFENNLCQDYITEKFWKILESDDAMIPIALGGLSIEDYNTIAPPNSFIHVKNFSSPEALANHLKYIAKEPDAFNYYHQWRNSYRLNRSHHVSVSKRTLMYHGGIYSIS, via the coding sequence ATGGATGGTCACTGGCGggaaagtttattaaaatttgtgcATACTGAAAAGCACAAATGTCGCCTTGAATCCGGAAGAAATGACAGCCAAGGAGCAGACGTCCTCATATTTGGAAATGGAGAAGTATCACATTTTCGATCTCCGCCGCATAAAGGTCAAAATGACTTGTGGGTGTTCTTATCGAAGGAGCCCCAAATAAAGCTGAAAAACCGACGAGCGCAACTTCAGTGGAATGGACTTTTTAATTACAGTGTAACATTTGATAGAAATACAGATGCTAGCTATCACATATTTCGACCAATTTTAAAATCGATATATCCTGCAGAAACAAGATATTATAAACCTTGGACTCAAAAGAAATTAGTGCGAGCACTCTGGATGGTATCACACTGCACCACAACCAACCACCATCAGAACATTTTTAGCGCGCGAGAACGCTACGCAGTAGAGCTATCCAAACATTTCCCTATAGAGGTATTTACGTCAAACCTGAAAAATTGTGGCTGGGCACTAAAAGATCTAGAAGGCAGTATTCATGAAAATGAGAACCCTAACATGAGTGactatatgttttatttgtcATTTGAAAATAATCTTTGCCAAGACTACATCACAGAAAAGTTTTGGAAGATTCTAGAATCAGATGATGCAATGATACCCATAGCTTTAGGTGGTCTCTCAATTGAAGACTACAACACCATAGCTCCTCCCAACAGCTTTATACATGTTAAGAACTTCTCGTCGCCAGAAGCGCTTGCGAACCACCTCAAGTACATCGCTAAAGAGCCAGATGCCTTCAACTACTACCATCAGTGGAGGAACTCGTATAGATTAAATAGGAGTCACCATGTTTCGGTCTCAAAGAGAACTCTGATGTACCATGGAGGTATTTACTCTATTTCTTAG